One Desulforhopalus sp. DNA segment encodes these proteins:
- a CDS encoding citrate synthase translates to MPKQTAQLTIDGKVYELPIVESTTGEKALDIRSLLKTTGYITLDSGYMNTGSCESQITYLDGDKGILRYRGYDIAELAENCVFIEVAYLLLTGELPTKKELDLFKYDMTRYALIHEDMIHFFDHFPPNSSPMSILSTMVGSLHDFYPEMDSEEDPYGGITTTTARLLSKIRTIAAFSYKKNIGHPLVYPRPDLSYCANFLNMMFDRPNMPYNIEPVNVIALNKLLILHADHEQNCSTSTVRLVGSAGVRLYPSISAGISALWGPLHGGANVAVMRMLEKIYRDGMNYDKYIAMAKDPNNPYRLTGFGHRVYKTYDPRATLIKEVCEAVLSTLNVTDPLLDVARELEYRVSKDDYFVSRNLYPNVDFYSGIIYRAMGIPTNMFTVMFALGRLPGWIAQWQEMNSSKESSRIGRPRQIYNGIVNRPFLKIDDRG, encoded by the coding sequence ATGCCCAAACAAACCGCACAATTGACTATCGACGGCAAGGTCTACGAACTGCCGATTGTTGAGAGCACCACCGGAGAAAAGGCCCTGGATATCCGGTCATTACTGAAAACAACCGGCTACATCACCCTCGACAGCGGCTACATGAACACCGGTTCCTGTGAATCGCAGATCACCTATCTGGACGGTGACAAGGGCATCCTCAGATACCGCGGCTACGACATCGCCGAGCTGGCCGAGAACTGTGTGTTCATCGAGGTTGCCTACCTGCTGCTGACCGGCGAGCTGCCGACCAAGAAAGAACTTGATCTCTTCAAGTACGACATGACCAGGTACGCCCTGATCCATGAGGACATGATCCATTTTTTCGATCATTTTCCCCCCAACTCCTCGCCGATGTCGATTCTGTCGACGATGGTCGGCTCACTGCACGACTTCTATCCGGAGATGGACAGCGAAGAAGACCCCTACGGCGGCATCACCACCACCACCGCCCGCCTGCTGTCAAAGATCCGCACCATCGCCGCCTTCTCCTACAAGAAGAACATCGGCCACCCCCTCGTCTACCCGCGGCCGGACCTGAGCTACTGCGCAAACTTTTTGAACATGATGTTCGACCGGCCGAATATGCCCTACAACATCGAACCGGTGAACGTCATCGCCCTGAACAAGCTGCTCATCCTCCACGCCGACCACGAACAGAACTGCTCGACCTCGACGGTGCGCCTGGTCGGCAGCGCCGGGGTCCGCCTCTATCCCTCGATTTCCGCGGGCATCAGCGCCCTCTGGGGCCCGCTGCACGGTGGCGCCAACGTCGCGGTCATGAGGATGCTCGAAAAGATCTACCGCGACGGCATGAATTACGATAAGTATATCGCCATGGCCAAGGACCCGAACAATCCGTACCGGCTCACCGGTTTCGGCCATCGTGTTTACAAGACCTACGACCCGCGGGCAACCCTTATCAAGGAGGTCTGCGAGGCCGTCCTCTCCACCCTCAATGTCACCGATCCCCTGCTGGATGTGGCGCGGGAACTGGAGTACCGGGTCAGCAAGGACGACTACTTCGTGTCCCGCAACCTCTATCCGAATGTCGACTTCTACTCCGGCATCATTTACCGGGCCATGGGCATCCCCACCAACATGTTCACCGTCATGTTTGCCCTCGGCCGCCTGCCGGGCTGGATCGCCCAGTGGCAGGAGATGAACTCCAGCAAGGAAAGCAGCCGGATTGGCCGTCCGCGCCAGATCTATAACGGTATTGTAAACCGCCCCTTCCTGAAGATCGACGACCGAGGCTAA
- a CDS encoding enoyl-CoA hydratase/isomerase family protein, translating into MHDTVLVEVTESHVGILTLNRPEQLNTFNSQMAGELHAALLAMEANDSVRVILLKSSGRAFCAGIDVNELAGKSAIQYREWIEWMENPLVVMSTMKKPVIAQLQGVATANGMGLAAAADLVIASERVKMGLTAINVGLNCVGPIIPVARCVGRKKALELLLYGNLLKAQEALELGLINKVVAHEELDEVAFNWAKDLAQRSPLAVQIAKSAFYQSEDMDYQRQFQFMNEAFARLCTTDDAKEGVAAFLEKRNPRWTLR; encoded by the coding sequence ATGCATGACACAGTTCTTGTGGAAGTAACAGAAAGCCATGTGGGAATACTAACCCTCAATCGTCCGGAGCAGCTCAATACCTTTAACAGCCAGATGGCCGGCGAACTGCATGCGGCACTTCTGGCCATGGAGGCCAATGACAGCGTCCGTGTTATCCTCTTGAAAAGCTCCGGACGGGCCTTCTGCGCCGGGATCGATGTCAATGAACTTGCCGGCAAGTCGGCGATACAGTACCGGGAGTGGATTGAGTGGATGGAAAATCCCTTGGTGGTCATGTCCACCATGAAAAAACCGGTCATCGCTCAGTTGCAGGGGGTTGCCACCGCCAATGGCATGGGACTTGCGGCGGCAGCCGATTTGGTTATTGCCTCGGAGCGGGTAAAGATGGGGCTTACGGCAATCAATGTCGGTCTTAATTGTGTTGGCCCGATCATTCCCGTAGCGCGCTGTGTGGGGCGAAAAAAAGCCCTGGAGTTGCTCCTTTACGGAAATCTTCTGAAGGCCCAGGAAGCACTGGAGCTTGGGCTGATAAATAAGGTCGTTGCCCACGAAGAGCTTGACGAGGTCGCTTTCAATTGGGCGAAAGATTTGGCCCAGCGCAGTCCGCTTGCCGTACAAATCGCCAAAAGTGCCTTCTATCAGTCTGAGGATATGGACTATCAAAGGCAATTCCAGTTTATGAACGAGGCCTTTGCACGACTCTGCACCACCGACGATGCAAAGGAGGGGGTAGCAGCCTTTTTGGAAAAACGAAATCCGCGGTGGACCTTACGCTAG
- a CDS encoding cation-translocating P-type ATPase → MSQQDLELAYQQPAEKVLGSLGTDPQGGLSQVVARKRLEQYGRNELIAEKPIAEWRKFLSQFQDKLVILLLVATLISAGLWFYERDSALPYEAIAIFAIVLLNAIMGYIQQSRAEKAVTALRKMAAAQAKVIRGGARLSIPASEVVPGDLLLVEEGDTIAADARLTQSIALQTAEAALTGESLPVLKDTLPIAGEAGLGDRHNMVFSGTTATYGRGLAVVVATGMQTQMGRIAAMLKAAPAEATPLQKELDRLGRILGIIVMVIALVMIATILLVEEVHGFSAIFDVLILGVALAVAAVPEGLPAVVTAVLSIGVQRLAKRNSIIRHLAAVETLGSADIIASDKTGTLTKNEMTVRMIATASGRISFGGTGYRPEGEVLGEDGQPLDARLRFELLRALAVADRANNAALQEHDGQWTVQGDPTEGALCVAARKAGLLTADLDHRVQRIGEVPFSSNRKLMSTIHIDTAEDEDVLVFTKGAPDILLARCSRELAGETPRPLTTERRAEILRVNEDLAGDALRTLGVAMRSLPRAALTGKEVDEGLENDLIFLGLIGMIDPPRDEAKDAVARARTAGIRSLMITGDHPKTAAVIAGELGIAADGRAVTGAELDEMSDEILLRTLQEVSVYARVNPEHKLRIVQALKRLGATVAMTGDGVNDAPALKTAHIGIAMGITGTDVSKEAAAMILADDNFATIVAAVEEGRAIFANIRKFLRYLLSSNIGEVITMFFGVLLAGILGLAPGEGGAIVLPLLATQILWVNFVTDGAPALALGLDPAEARGMRKPPRPHDEGAITHSMWVGIVFVGMLMAAGTLFVLDASLPGGLIEGSGTMRYAQTMAFTTLVFQQLFNVFNARSDEQSAFVGLFANKLLWATILLSVSLQVAVVHTPFLQQAFSTTSLSLGDWLICAAVASSVLWLRELMKLIVRRARRR, encoded by the coding sequence ATGAGCCAACAAGACCTCGAGTTAGCGTATCAGCAGCCGGCAGAAAAGGTTCTCGGCAGCCTCGGCACAGATCCGCAAGGCGGCCTCAGCCAGGTGGTGGCACGAAAAAGGCTCGAACAGTACGGCAGAAACGAACTGATCGCCGAAAAACCGATAGCGGAGTGGCGGAAGTTCCTCTCCCAGTTTCAAGACAAGCTTGTTATCCTTCTCCTTGTTGCGACCCTCATCTCAGCCGGGCTGTGGTTCTACGAGCGCGATTCGGCATTGCCCTACGAGGCAATTGCGATCTTTGCCATCGTCCTCCTCAACGCCATCATGGGCTACATTCAGCAATCACGTGCCGAGAAGGCGGTGACGGCTCTGCGAAAAATGGCGGCGGCCCAGGCCAAGGTCATTCGGGGTGGCGCCCGTCTGAGCATCCCGGCGAGCGAGGTTGTCCCCGGCGACCTTCTCCTCGTTGAGGAAGGCGACACCATTGCCGCCGACGCGCGGCTGACCCAATCAATCGCCCTGCAAACGGCCGAGGCGGCTCTGACCGGCGAGAGCCTCCCGGTGTTGAAGGATACCCTGCCGATTGCCGGCGAGGCAGGGCTTGGTGATCGCCACAATATGGTCTTCAGCGGAACGACGGCGACCTACGGGCGCGGCCTGGCCGTGGTTGTGGCCACGGGGATGCAAACCCAGATGGGACGCATTGCCGCGATGCTCAAAGCCGCTCCGGCCGAGGCCACACCGCTGCAAAAAGAACTCGACCGCCTGGGCAGGATCCTCGGCATCATCGTCATGGTCATTGCCCTGGTAATGATCGCCACCATCCTTTTGGTTGAGGAAGTCCATGGTTTCTCGGCGATATTCGACGTCCTCATCTTAGGGGTGGCCCTTGCCGTCGCGGCGGTTCCAGAAGGTCTGCCGGCGGTGGTTACCGCTGTCCTGTCCATAGGTGTCCAGCGCCTGGCCAAGCGCAATTCCATTATCCGGCACCTCGCGGCGGTGGAAACCCTCGGTTCGGCCGATATCATCGCCTCCGACAAAACCGGCACCCTGACCAAGAACGAGATGACCGTGCGCATGATTGCCACCGCTAGCGGACGGATCAGTTTCGGCGGCACCGGTTACCGGCCCGAGGGCGAGGTCCTCGGTGAGGATGGCCAACCACTTGATGCACGACTCCGTTTCGAGCTGCTGCGCGCCCTGGCGGTGGCCGACCGGGCCAATAACGCGGCCCTGCAGGAACACGATGGCCAATGGACGGTGCAGGGCGACCCTACGGAAGGGGCACTATGCGTCGCGGCCCGCAAGGCCGGACTTCTGACGGCCGACCTCGATCACCGGGTACAGCGGATCGGCGAAGTGCCGTTTTCCTCCAATCGCAAACTGATGAGTACCATTCATATCGACACGGCGGAGGACGAGGATGTGCTGGTCTTTACCAAAGGGGCGCCGGACATACTGCTTGCCAGGTGCTCCCGGGAACTTGCCGGTGAAACGCCGAGGCCATTGACGACAGAGCGCCGCGCCGAGATCCTGCGCGTCAATGAGGACCTGGCCGGAGATGCCCTGCGCACCCTCGGGGTCGCCATGCGCTCCTTGCCCCGTGCCGCCTTAACCGGCAAGGAGGTTGACGAGGGTCTCGAAAACGATCTGATCTTCCTCGGTCTGATCGGCATGATCGACCCGCCGCGCGATGAAGCGAAGGACGCCGTTGCCAGGGCAAGAACCGCCGGGATCCGTTCGCTTATGATCACCGGCGACCACCCGAAAACCGCCGCGGTCATTGCCGGGGAACTGGGTATCGCCGCCGATGGCCGGGCCGTCACCGGTGCCGAACTCGACGAGATGAGCGACGAGATCCTTCTGCGAACGCTTCAGGAGGTATCGGTTTACGCACGTGTCAATCCAGAGCATAAACTGCGCATCGTCCAGGCGCTGAAACGCCTTGGCGCAACGGTGGCGATGACGGGGGACGGGGTCAACGACGCCCCCGCCCTGAAGACCGCCCATATCGGCATAGCCATGGGCATAACCGGGACCGATGTGTCGAAAGAAGCCGCCGCCATGATCCTGGCCGACGACAACTTTGCCACCATTGTCGCCGCCGTCGAAGAAGGCCGGGCGATCTTTGCCAACATCCGCAAATTCCTCCGCTATCTGCTGTCGTCGAACATCGGCGAGGTGATAACCATGTTTTTCGGGGTGCTCCTGGCCGGCATCCTCGGTCTGGCTCCGGGCGAAGGCGGGGCAATCGTCCTGCCGCTCCTGGCGACACAGATTCTCTGGGTCAACTTCGTCACCGATGGGGCGCCGGCACTGGCACTCGGCCTTGATCCGGCGGAGGCGAGAGGTATGCGAAAACCACCGCGGCCGCACGATGAGGGGGCAATTACCCATAGCATGTGGGTGGGCATCGTCTTCGTCGGTATGCTGATGGCGGCGGGGACCCTGTTCGTCCTCGATGCCAGCCTGCCCGGCGGCTTGATTGAAGGCTCGGGGACGATGCGCTATGCCCAGACCATGGCCTTTACCACCCTGGTCTTTCAGCAGCTGTTTAACGTTTTCAATGCCCGTTCCGACGAACAGAGCGCCTTTGTCGGGTTGTTTGCCAATAAGCTGTTATGGGCAACGATCCTCCTGTCGGTCTCACTGCAGGTGGCGGTTGTCCATACCCCCTTTCTGCAACAGGCCTTTTCCACCACCAGCCTGAGTCTTGGCGACTGGCTTATCTGCGCGGCGGTTGCCAGCTCGGTGCTGTGGCTGCGCGAGCTGATGAAATTGATTGTCCGCCGGGCTCGCCGGAGATAG
- a CDS encoding M23 family metallopeptidase codes for MGIAKEPDRVERIFLLLLAAIMSAICIAASLAQSAEIIYVFPVRPIDRSAFSPGGHAYPGIDIFGKKDSTFVAPVSGVIEDVQREDEWDKAELSSLSAQTKRMPLRYKKAGGPEMKGGRWVSLLGDDGFRYYGSHLQGVAHGLNIGSRVQAGDVLGYLGNSGNAKDTPIHLHFGISSASTPYSWQTRRGEIEPYPFLTCIIKKGCNPGKMLHR; via the coding sequence ATGGGCATCGCCAAAGAACCGGATCGAGTGGAGAGGATATTTCTCCTCCTGCTCGCTGCCATCATGTCCGCCATCTGTATTGCCGCATCGCTCGCCCAATCCGCTGAAATCATCTATGTTTTTCCCGTCAGACCCATCGACCGATCGGCTTTTTCTCCTGGCGGTCATGCCTATCCGGGGATAGACATCTTCGGCAAAAAAGACAGTACCTTTGTCGCCCCGGTGTCGGGGGTCATCGAGGACGTGCAAAGGGAGGATGAATGGGATAAAGCTGAGTTGAGCAGCTTGTCTGCTCAAACGAAACGTATGCCCTTGCGGTACAAAAAGGCCGGCGGCCCAGAAATGAAAGGGGGGAGATGGGTCAGCCTCCTCGGGGATGACGGCTTTCGCTATTACGGCAGCCACCTGCAAGGCGTTGCCCACGGTCTGAACATCGGCAGCCGCGTACAAGCGGGAGATGTCCTCGGCTATCTCGGAAACTCGGGAAACGCCAAGGACACGCCGATCCATCTCCATTTCGGCATCTCGTCCGCGTCGACCCCCTACTCGTGGCAAACTCGACGGGGGGAGATTGAACCCTATCCTTTTTTAACATGCATTATCAAAAAAGGCTGCAACCCAGGAAAGATGCTCCACCGCTAG
- a CDS encoding cupin domain-containing protein translates to MFGKKSDNGYTEVLPGIKIKTLCYGNRTLMTEFLLTKDALLPEHSHDNEQIGYLVSGRIKLFINDAARVVHPGDSWNVPANAKHRAEILESAVALEVFSPCREDYLQYVFKPDIE, encoded by the coding sequence ATGTTCGGAAAGAAATCAGACAATGGATATACCGAGGTATTGCCCGGCATTAAGATCAAGACCCTGTGCTATGGCAACAGAACCCTGATGACGGAATTTTTGTTGACAAAGGACGCGCTTTTGCCGGAGCATTCCCATGACAATGAACAAATCGGCTACCTGGTAAGTGGCCGGATCAAGCTCTTTATAAACGATGCAGCAAGGGTCGTCCATCCCGGCGACAGTTGGAATGTCCCCGCCAATGCCAAACACCGGGCGGAGATATTGGAGAGTGCCGTTGCCCTGGAGGTTTTCAGCCCGTGTCGCGAGGATTATTTGCAATATGTATTCAAACCGGACATCGAATAG
- a CDS encoding DUF87 domain-containing protein has product MDGQFAYEKLGLLYLGRELDLSSGKPSQIPLLFKNKDMTTHAVIIGMTGSGKTGLGIGLIEEAIMDNIPSIVIDPKGDMGNLLLTFPNCAAADFAPWIDPAEAAKKEMSVDQYAAETAKNWQNGLAAWGQGPERIAALRSKTELTIYTPGSSAGVPVSVLGSFTAPAAEVAGDIDTLNSLVSSTATSLLALVNITGDPLQSREHILVSSLFLHFWRLGQDLNMETLIGGIVSPPFTKVGVFPLDTFYPQPERMALAMNLNNILASPTFAAWTQGEPLDAQRLLYGENGAPRTAIFSIAHLSDAERMFFVTMLLNQVIGWMRRQQGTASLKALLYMDEIFGYFPPTANPPSKKPMLLLLKQARAYGIGVVLATQNPVDLDYKGLANIGTWFVGRLQTSQDQDRVVEGIAGASDGKLNVQKVRKLLSDMKGRQFLLNSAHLDEPLLFETRWAMSYLKGPIAQNDIKRLMEAKKGQPALASQMAPAIPAVAVASVGVGASSLPPIIAQGIEQRFHLQNVVTDQVSFQPWLAASASIRFFNGSRNIDVVRETRLRLYLDENFQRTDWGAAEPMPFALDDCRSDAPGGGSYYPLPPTIAQQKDGKAIAKLFGDYLYQNSRLELSRIKGGNFESKPDEKPGDFKVRFNDYLREQKDLAVEKLREKYRVRQAGLEQKLNRALDRLDKEKVDVQAKTADSLVSFGVAVVGAFFGRKALSAANLGRAATGVRSVGRVVKEKSDVKRAEEEIEELRQALEALSAEIEQKAAELADTYNPDQYEVETFTISPRRGDIFDVRVALLWEMV; this is encoded by the coding sequence ATGGATGGCCAATTCGCCTACGAAAAACTTGGACTCTTGTATCTTGGCCGAGAGCTTGATCTCAGCAGCGGTAAGCCCTCGCAGATCCCTTTACTCTTTAAAAACAAGGATATGACCACCCATGCGGTGATCATCGGCATGACCGGCAGCGGCAAGACCGGCCTTGGCATCGGCCTGATCGAAGAGGCGATCATGGACAATATCCCGTCGATAGTCATCGATCCGAAAGGGGATATGGGGAACTTACTCTTGACTTTTCCGAACTGCGCCGCCGCCGATTTTGCACCGTGGATCGATCCGGCCGAGGCGGCCAAAAAGGAGATGAGTGTTGACCAGTATGCCGCCGAAACCGCCAAGAACTGGCAGAACGGACTTGCCGCCTGGGGCCAGGGCCCGGAGCGCATCGCCGCCCTGCGCAGCAAGACCGAATTGACCATCTACACCCCCGGTAGCAGCGCCGGGGTGCCGGTGTCGGTACTCGGCAGCTTTACCGCTCCGGCGGCGGAGGTGGCGGGCGATATCGATACCCTCAACAGCCTGGTGAGTTCGACGGCCACCAGCCTTTTAGCCCTGGTCAATATCACCGGGGACCCTTTACAGAGCCGCGAGCACATCCTGGTCAGTTCGCTGTTTCTACACTTTTGGCGCTTGGGCCAGGACCTGAACATGGAAACGTTGATCGGCGGTATCGTCAGCCCGCCGTTCACCAAGGTCGGGGTCTTCCCCCTTGATACCTTTTATCCCCAGCCCGAACGCATGGCCCTGGCCATGAACCTCAACAATATCCTGGCCAGTCCAACCTTTGCCGCATGGACCCAGGGTGAGCCGCTTGATGCCCAGCGCCTGCTCTATGGCGAAAACGGGGCGCCGCGGACGGCGATCTTCTCCATAGCCCATCTGAGCGATGCCGAGCGGATGTTCTTCGTCACCATGCTCCTCAATCAGGTCATCGGCTGGATGCGCCGCCAGCAGGGCACGGCATCGCTGAAGGCCCTCCTGTATATGGACGAGATCTTCGGCTATTTCCCACCGACGGCCAATCCGCCGTCGAAAAAGCCGATGCTTCTCCTTCTCAAACAGGCGAGGGCCTATGGCATCGGAGTGGTTCTCGCCACCCAGAATCCCGTCGATCTTGACTATAAAGGCCTGGCCAATATCGGCACCTGGTTTGTCGGACGGCTGCAGACCAGTCAGGACCAGGACCGGGTGGTGGAGGGCATCGCCGGGGCAAGCGACGGCAAGCTCAATGTCCAGAAGGTGCGTAAATTGTTGTCGGACATGAAAGGCCGCCAGTTCCTTCTCAATTCGGCCCATCTTGACGAGCCGCTGCTTTTTGAGACCCGCTGGGCAATGTCCTACCTGAAGGGGCCTATCGCCCAGAACGATATTAAAAGGTTGATGGAAGCAAAGAAAGGCCAGCCGGCCTTGGCAAGCCAGATGGCACCGGCAATTCCCGCCGTCGCAGTGGCCTCCGTTGGCGTTGGCGCGAGCAGTTTGCCGCCGATCATTGCCCAGGGCATCGAGCAACGCTTCCATCTGCAGAATGTGGTAACCGACCAGGTAAGCTTTCAGCCCTGGCTGGCTGCCTCGGCATCGATCAGGTTTTTTAACGGCAGCCGGAATATCGATGTGGTCAGGGAGACGCGCTTGCGTCTGTATCTCGATGAGAATTTTCAGCGGACCGACTGGGGCGCGGCCGAACCGATGCCTTTTGCTCTTGATGATTGCCGGAGTGACGCCCCCGGTGGCGGCAGCTATTATCCATTGCCGCCAACCATCGCCCAGCAGAAGGACGGTAAGGCCATCGCCAAGTTGTTTGGCGACTATCTCTACCAGAACTCCCGCTTGGAGCTGAGCCGGATCAAAGGTGGCAACTTCGAATCGAAACCGGATGAAAAGCCCGGTGATTTCAAGGTCCGCTTCAACGATTATCTGCGCGAGCAGAAGGATCTGGCGGTCGAAAAACTGCGCGAAAAGTATCGGGTGCGCCAGGCCGGCCTTGAACAAAAACTGAACCGGGCACTCGACCGCCTTGACAAGGAAAAGGTTGATGTCCAGGCGAAGACCGCTGATTCGCTGGTTTCCTTCGGGGTTGCGGTGGTCGGGGCATTTTTCGGCAGGAAGGCGCTGTCCGCCGCCAATCTCGGCCGTGCCGCCACCGGCGTGCGCAGCGTCGGCCGGGTCGTCAAGGAGAAGAGCGATGTGAAGCGGGCGGAGGAGGAGATAGAGGAATTGCGTCAGGCCCTGGAGGCCTTGTCCGCCGAGATCGAGCAAAAAGCCGCCGAGCTGGCAGATACCTATAATCCTGATCAATACGAGGTTGAGACCTTTACCATCAGCCCGCGTCGCGGTGACATCTTTGACGTCCGGGTCGCCCTGTTGTGGGAGATGGTGTAA
- a CDS encoding carboxymuconolactone decarboxylase family protein has protein sequence MAKKKNKAGKKTYDVIKKQYPKVIKAVEALGTTVRGAGPLDEKTSHLIQLAAAAATGSEGSVHSHTRRAQKAGATAEEISHSLLLLISTIGFPKTMAALSWSRDILEAGDEE, from the coding sequence ATGGCAAAAAAGAAAAATAAGGCCGGAAAGAAGACCTACGATGTCATCAAGAAACAGTATCCGAAGGTCATAAAGGCGGTGGAAGCCCTGGGCACGACCGTGCGCGGCGCCGGTCCCCTTGACGAAAAGACCAGCCATCTCATCCAGTTGGCGGCCGCCGCGGCGACAGGCTCGGAAGGTTCGGTGCATTCCCATACCCGCAGGGCCCAAAAGGCAGGTGCCACCGCCGAGGAGATCAGCCATAGCCTTCTCCTGCTTATCTCGACCATCGGCTTTCCCAAAACTATGGCTGCCCTTTCCTGGAGCCGTGACATCCTGGAGGCCGGCGACGAGGAATAG
- a CDS encoding TPM domain-containing protein — MENLAKNFLTKAEQERVNAAVREVELTTSGEIVPMIVSRSHEYPMAAMLGSLFLSIPASLLLAGLIGPWLWLGRDSMWLFLAICLVSFTACHLLIKRSGCLTRFFLDRREADREIQEGAIAAFYAEKLHKTAGENGILLYISVLEQKVWILADAGINQKIDPSQWHGIVEGLTAGIRDGRRCQALCDAIRLTGQILATHFPRQQGDRDELHNLIIR, encoded by the coding sequence ATGGAGAACTTGGCAAAGAATTTTTTAACGAAGGCGGAGCAAGAGCGGGTGAACGCAGCAGTGCGGGAAGTCGAACTGACGACATCCGGGGAAATCGTTCCAATGATCGTTAGCCGCAGCCACGAATATCCCATGGCGGCGATGCTCGGTAGCCTTTTTCTGTCCATCCCAGCCAGCCTCCTCCTCGCCGGGCTGATCGGCCCGTGGCTCTGGCTTGGCCGGGACAGTATGTGGCTGTTTCTTGCGATCTGTCTGGTCAGTTTTACCGCCTGCCATCTCCTGATCAAACGCTCCGGCTGCTTGACCCGCTTTTTTCTTGATCGCCGGGAGGCCGACCGGGAGATACAGGAAGGGGCAATCGCCGCTTTCTACGCCGAAAAACTCCACAAAACCGCCGGTGAAAACGGCATTCTTTTATACATCTCGGTACTGGAACAAAAGGTTTGGATTCTCGCCGATGCCGGCATAAACCAAAAAATCGATCCCAGTCAGTGGCACGGCATAGTCGAAGGTCTCACCGCTGGGATCCGGGATGGAAGGCGTTGCCAGGCCTTATGTGACGCCATCCGCCTGACGGGGCAGATACTGGCAACGCACTTCCCACGGCAGCAAGGCGACCGGGACGAGCTGCACAACCTCATCATCCGCTGA
- a CDS encoding TPM domain-containing protein: MAAPRSCGRLPACLVLIVLGLALTGQAALAIEVPKLIARVNDYAAILSPATRQQLEDSLAKLEREESTQIAVLTITSLQGEVLEEFSLKVAETWRLGQKGRDNGALLLIAKNDRKLRIEVGYGLEGRLTDLAAGRIIRDVITPRFREGNFDLGVSDGVAAMISAVRGEFSFSTTATTTASTSISADFEGIVVFLGFAFFALARIAGKHRLFTASLGAILAPVVGLFLGLGWLLILAFIPIGFIAGFLASLFFSNMRFSGGGWNSSSGGFSSGGDSGFSGGGGGFGGGGSSGGW, from the coding sequence ATGGCGGCGCCGAGGTCTTGCGGCAGGCTGCCGGCCTGCCTTGTGCTGATCGTTCTGGGGCTGGCCCTTACCGGCCAGGCAGCCCTGGCAATCGAGGTGCCGAAGCTTATCGCCAGGGTCAATGACTATGCGGCCATCCTGTCGCCTGCGACCAGGCAACAGCTGGAAGACAGCCTCGCCAAGCTGGAACGGGAGGAATCGACCCAGATAGCCGTGCTGACGATCACCTCCCTGCAGGGCGAAGTCCTTGAGGAATTTTCTTTGAAGGTCGCCGAAACCTGGCGCCTCGGGCAAAAGGGCCGCGACAACGGCGCCCTGCTGCTGATCGCCAAAAACGACCGAAAGCTGCGTATCGAGGTTGGCTACGGCCTGGAAGGACGACTTACCGATCTTGCCGCCGGGCGCATTATCCGCGACGTTATTACCCCCCGATTTCGCGAAGGCAATTTTGACCTTGGGGTGAGCGATGGGGTTGCGGCGATGATCTCGGCGGTGCGCGGCGAGTTCAGCTTTTCGACAACCGCCACTACGACCGCCTCGACCTCCATCTCGGCGGATTTTGAGGGCATAGTCGTCTTTCTGGGCTTTGCCTTTTTCGCCCTGGCGCGGATCGCCGGCAAGCACCGCCTGTTTACCGCTTCTCTTGGAGCCATACTGGCCCCGGTTGTCGGCCTGTTCCTTGGTCTTGGCTGGCTGCTGATCCTGGCCTTTATTCCCATAGGCTTCATCGCCGGCTTCCTTGCCAGTTTGTTTTTCAGCAATATGCGTTTTTCCGGCGGCGGCTGGAACTCTTCCTCCGGCGGCTTTTCTTCGGGAGGCGATTCCGGGTTCAGCGGCGGGGGCGGCGGTTTTGGTGGTGGCGGATCCTCAGGGGGATGGTGA
- a CDS encoding LemA family protein: MRHFARLIVLLLFIPLFGGCGYNSLQLQEEAVFKAWADIEATLQRRADLIPNLVETVKGYAKHEAGTLEAVINARAKATSIKLSTADLGNAAVMGQFQEAQGGLNSALSKLMVVVEQYPDLKANQNFLDLQSQLEGTENRINVARQRYNKAVEEFNGAIRAFPASLTNSILLHLDRKEYYKADEAAKVAPQVKF; the protein is encoded by the coding sequence ATGCGCCACTTCGCCCGACTGATTGTCCTCTTACTCTTCATTCCTCTTTTCGGTGGTTGCGGCTACAACAGCCTGCAGCTTCAAGAAGAGGCGGTATTCAAGGCCTGGGCCGACATCGAAGCGACGCTGCAGCGCCGCGCCGACCTTATCCCCAATCTGGTTGAAACGGTCAAAGGCTATGCCAAACACGAAGCAGGCACCCTGGAAGCGGTGATCAATGCCCGCGCCAAGGCCACATCCATCAAGCTCTCCACCGCCGACCTCGGCAATGCCGCGGTCATGGGCCAATTCCAGGAAGCCCAGGGCGGCCTGAACTCAGCCCTCAGTAAACTCATGGTGGTCGTCGAACAGTATCCTGACCTGAAGGCCAATCAAAATTTCCTCGATCTGCAAAGCCAGCTGGAAGGCACCGAAAACCGCATTAACGTCGCTCGCCAGCGCTACAACAAGGCTGTGGAGGAATTCAACGGGGCAATCCGGGCATTCCCGGCCAGCCTCACTAACAGCATCCTCCTCCACCTCGACCGTAAGGAATATTATAAGGCGGACGAGGCGGCAAAGGTTGCCCCGCAGGTCAAATTTTAG